The Deltaproteobacteria bacterium DNA window CCTTTACGACAAACCGATTGGGGAATTTTTCTGATCCAGGACAACCGTCCCCGGATTATCCACACCAAAGAATTCCAAAATGAAGGAACCATCTCCCAGGCGCTCCAGGTCGGTCCCAGGCTGGTGGTGAATGGAAGGGAATTACGCTTGAAAAAACAATTGGCTAAGCGTTCTGCCGTGGGCATTACCTTTAAAAACCAAATTATCCTTTTAAATTCAGAAGATACGGATGTTTATGCCCAAGATTTAGCCCGAATTTTCCACCTTCCGGAATCCGAAGGCGGGTTGGAATGCCGGGATGCTTTGACCCTCGACGGCGGCCCTTCTGCCCAGATGTATGCAGAATACAAGTCCCTAAAAATCGACCTTCCTGGAGGATGGCCAGTCCCTAATGGGATTGGAGTATTTAAACCATTGCCTTAATTTTTTTACTAACAACATGATTGGATCTGGCTCAAAAAGTAATAGGAAGAAGAAAAAAGGTAGAGGATGGAGGATCCTGCTTCTCGTCTTCTTGCTGGTGGTCTTTTTAGTGGTTGGTGCAGCTATTGCCTTATATTTTACCCTAATCTTCGACCTACCCCGCTTGACTACCTTGAAAGATTACCAACCCTATATTATCTCCGAGGTCTATTCCGACGATGAAGTCTTGATAGGAGAGTTCTTTATTGAAAGGCGGCTGATTGTCCCCCTTTCCCAAATGCCCAAATTATTGATCAAAGCCTTTGTGGCCGCTGAAGATGCACGCTTTTTCGAACATCAGGGCATTGATTACTGGAGAATATTGGGCGCGGCCTTTCGGAATATCGAGGCCTTGGAGGTGGTCCAGGGGGGAAGTACGATCACTCAGCAGATTGCCAAATCCTTTTTCCTTACCCCGGAACGGAGCATCACTCGCAAGCTAAAAGAGGCCATTTTAGCCCAGCGCATCGAAAGCTATCTGACCAAAAATGAGATCCTTTATCTTTATTTAAATCAAATCTATTTGGGAGAAGGGGCTTTCGGCGTTGCGGCCGCAGCTAAAACCTATTTTGGCAAATCCGTGCAGGACTTAACCCTGGCTGAATGTGCCATACTCGCTGGCCTTCCCCCGGCACCGAATAACCTTTCACCATTGCGCCATCCCAAGAAAGCTCGCGAGCGCCAGCTTTACGTGCTCCACCGCATGGTCGAGCGGAGACTGATCTCCCCTGTACAGGCCATAAGGGCGCAAGCCGAAGAAATCAGGCTTAGGCCCAAAGGACCCAAAGGCTACCATGAAGCCCCTTATGCCGTAGAACAAGTGCGGATGTACATTGAAGAGAAGTACGGGAAAGAGATATTATACAA harbors:
- a CDS encoding phosphodiester glycosidase family protein — translated: MLMGQSESSSTPPYWQKIDEGFEVRAMQLDGPPYQTFIKLRLLRVNLEKFPVRVIDSRVFGVARMAIKELAKKSQALAAINGGFFLPDYRPLGLLIIDGRETNPLRQTDWGIFLIQDNRPRIIHTKEFQNEGTISQALQVGPRLVVNGRELRLKKQLAKRSAVGITFKNQIILLNSEDTDVYAQDLARIFHLPESEGGLECRDALTLDGGPSAQMYAEYKSLKIDLPGGWPVPNGIGVFKPLP